The following coding sequences are from one Capsicum annuum cultivar UCD-10X-F1 chromosome 3, UCD10Xv1.1, whole genome shotgun sequence window:
- the LOC107845425 gene encoding isoaspartyl peptidase/L-asparaginase 1, translating to MGWAIALHGGAGDIPKDLPPELREPREACLRYCLKMGIDALKAQKSPLDVVELVVRELENNPYFNAGRGSVLTSNGIVEMEACIMDGITKNCGAVSGLTTVVNAISLARLVMEKTPHIYLAFEGAEAFAREQGVETIDSSHFVTPRNIERLKQAKEANKVQVDYNTRPIPKDDKPPAPSGDSQLGTVGCVAVDSYGHLATATSTGGLVNKMVGRIGDTPIIGAGTYANKLCAVSATGQGEAIIRATVARDVAALMEYKGLSLKEAADYVIEESAPRGTTGLIAVSATGEVTMPFNTTGMFRACATEDGHSELAIW from the exons ATGGGTTGGGCAATAGCGTTACACGGTGGAGCAGGTGACATACCAAAGGATCTGCCGCCAGAGCTTCGTGAGCCGAGAGAAGCATGTCTCCGCTATTGCTTAAAGATGGGCATCGATGCTCTCAAAGCACAAAAATCCCCTTTGGACGTTGTTGAACTCGtg GTGCGGGAACTAGAAAACAACCCATACTTCAATGCTGGTAGAGGTTCTGTCCTAACCAGCAATGGTATAGTAGAGATGGAAGCATGTATCATGGATGGGATTACGAAAAACTGTGGAGCTGTTTCTGGCCTAACCACTGTTGTCAATGCTATATCTCTGGCTAGGCTGGTCATGGAAAAAACTCCACATATATATCTTGCATTTGAGGGAGCGGAAGCATTTGCTAGAGAGCAG GGGGTTGAAACCATAGACTCAAGCCATTTTGTTACGCCACGAAATATCGAAAGACTAAAGCAAGCAAAAGAAGCAAACAAAGTCCAG GTAGACTATAATACACGACCTATACCTAAAGATGACAAACCACCAGCTCCTAGTGGGGATAGCCAGCTAGGGACGGTTGGATGTGTAGCTGTTGACAGCTATGGGCATTTAGCTACTGCTACTTCTACTGGAGGACTAGTAAACAAGATGGTTGGAAGGATAGGAGATACTCCCATTATTGGTGCAGGTACATATGCGAACAAACTATGTGCAGTCTCTGCTACAGGCCAAGGTGAAGCTATTATCCGTGCAACTGTAGCAAGAGATGTGGCTGCCCTAATGGAGTATAAAGGACTTTCTCTCAAGGAGGCAGCAGACTACGTTATAGAGGAATCTGCTCCAAGAGGAACCACTGGCCTGATTGCTGTATCTGCCACCGGGGAAGTTACCATGCCATTTAATACAACCGGAATGTTTAGAGCTTGTGCAACTGAAGATGGTCACTCAGAATTAGCAATTTGGTAA